TCTCATGGGATTTATATGGTTCGCAAAGGTACTGTAGAGATTTACCAAAAGGATCATCCGCAACCTATTCAACTAGGGCATGGTGAAATTATTGGTGAAATCTCATTTATTGCTGGTCGTCCATATAGTACAGATTGCGTTGCTAAAACAAATGTTGAATTAATGCTTTTAACAACTCATGAATTAGAAAGTATACAAAAACAAGTCCCAGAATTTGAACAACGACTAAAAGACCTTGCAGCAGAACGATTGGATGAAAATAAAAAGTTTTCTGAACAAGAAAATATGGAAAAACAACGTTGGACTTCACTTGCTATTGATGCCATCCACCATGGCACAACAATTCCCTCGCGTGAAGAAATGAGTTCTAGGCATGCCGAACATAAAAATGCTGCATTCGCAATCTGGCTCGGCATTATGCTCGATGGAATACCTGAAAGTTTCATCATTGGATCCACAATAATTGCTGCCGTTTTAGCCGCTACCATGGCTGGTAATGAGCCGTCATTTTGGTCTATTCTGCCCTATACATTAATAGCCGGCTTATTTCTTTCAAATATGCCAGAAGCTCTATCAAGTTCCCAACAAATGAAATTGCAAGGAATGTCTTCTCTCAAAATACTGTTGCTATGGGGATCATTAGTTGTTCTAACAGGTTTGGGGGCAGCTCTTGGTGCTGCTATTAGCGAACATGTTAATCATGGAACATTAATTTTTATTGAGGGTATCGCAGCTGGGGCAATGCTTACAATGATTTGTGCCGCTATGCTTCCTGAAGCTGCTCATTTAGCCAATTCGAATCTTGTAGGATTGTCAACACTTGCGGGCTTTTTATGTTCAATATTATTTAAACTATTAGAATAAACTGGCCTGCCCAGCACGATTCGAACGTGCGACCTACGCCTTAGAAGAAATCGTGGCTGTTTATAGGTCTATATATTTCAATGGCTTACAGCATAAAAATGCTACTGTGTAATAAACTGTGCAATACCTTAATAGGGGTTTATTCATTTACTCACTACTTAAGTCCCATACAATTTGCGTAATACGTGACCGTTGCAGGCCAGTCTGAAAATACACCCTTAACACCAACTTGCTTAGCCAGCACATCTAAAACCTCATAAATTTGCCCATCTGATTTAATTGCGGACTTAATGGATTGGTGATACCACGATCCTCCTTCAGTTAGAGGGCCATCCCGCTCTAAAGTCCATGTAATTATATTTAGTTTAGCGTTGCGTGCCGCTTTAGCGTATGCCGAGGGTACGATCTGATTTTTAGTATCTACAGTCAGGAGCACCCAGATAGGTGGCGCTATATAACGAACCCCCATGGCATATAGCTCATCCATAGTGGGCTTCAGATTATTTGGTGTTGCAGGATTAAAAGACGATATGGTGTAGCGCCCATCTAGATAGATTGCCTGCTTACCAAATTCTGGCTCATTTTTTATCCAATACATAACATCCTGCAAATTGAAGGATTGTGGGAATACATCTGAAGGTGAAATTCCTGCTTCCTTATAGTCATTAATTAGCGCTTGCGCATATTGCTCTTGTGTGAATCCTAAATAAGGGATTGGTACCACTGCTTCTTTGAGCTCAGGAGTAAATTTACCGCCATACTTTTTAAAAAGAGCAATAGATTCTTTGTGGCTTAACAATGTTCCACCCATGCTTGAATAAAGATCAGTACGCCAGTATGGAGTACCAGCTAGATACGTTTTAATATCTTTTGCATTTCGATTAACACCATCCATTTTTCCTTTTAAGGATTTAAATTGCTCAAATGTAATATCCGAAGTTCTAC
This genomic interval from Polynucleobacter sp. UK-FUSCHL-C3 contains the following:
- a CDS encoding glycerophosphodiester phosphodiesterase family protein codes for the protein MNLKNYINKGTIGCLLICISISMPTYSQELQYGVRPQYLISLMADSELKTKLLSCAKNTPRQSRFSIAHRGAPLQFPEHTVESNIAAATMGAGIFECDVTFTRDKQLVCRHAQNDLHTTTNILLTPLAKNCHKPFTPAQGEIPAISECRTSDITFEQFKSLKGKMDGVNRNAKDIKTYLAGTPYWRTDLYSSMGGTLLSHKESIALFKKYGGKFTPELKEAVVPIPYLGFTQEQYAQALINDYKEAGISPSDVFPQSFNLQDVMYWIKNEPEFGKQAIYLDGRYTISSFNPATPNNLKPTMDELYAMGVRYIAPPIWVLLTVDTKNQIVPSAYAKAARNAKLNIITWTLERDGPLTEGGSWYHQSIKSAIKSDGQIYEVLDVLAKQVGVKGVFSDWPATVTYYANCMGLK
- a CDS encoding cyclic nucleotide-binding domain-containing protein, which codes for MDKYVFWAGIVGAFSAISLLIGSVIGVSFKLPKTYIGLFAAFGAGALLSALAIELIAPTITAFTSATNEVDRLRESHHFLVLVIGCAFGGVIFVLLDQLVNAKGGYLRKTAYIFSKVAIERKSFHHKALNELIKSRVFVNLPYEKISLVIDHFRPRFFNAGESIFVQGDKSHGIYMVRKGTVEIYQKDHPQPIQLGHGEIIGEISFIAGRPYSTDCVAKTNVELMLLTTHELESIQKQVPEFEQRLKDLAAERLDENKKFSEQENMEKQRWTSLAIDAIHHGTTIPSREEMSSRHAEHKNAAFAIWLGIMLDGIPESFIIGSTIIAAVLAATMAGNEPSFWSILPYTLIAGLFLSNMPEALSSSQQMKLQGMSSLKILLLWGSLVVLTGLGAALGAAISEHVNHGTLIFIEGIAAGAMLTMICAAMLPEAAHLANSNLVGLSTLAGFLCSILFKLLE